The following proteins come from a genomic window of Proteinivorax hydrogeniformans:
- the grdB gene encoding glycine reductase complex selenoprotein B, translating to MAKIRIVHYLNQFFGQIGGEEKADVAPMDKEGVVGPGMALSGQLQDVGEIVATVICGDTYFNADIEKSSQEVIELIEKHKPDMVICGPAFNAGRYGVACGAVAQAVFEKLGVPVVGGMYEENPGVEMYSKFGYIVKTKNSARGMGVAVKDMVNIAKKIAEGKEVDSKEDNYYPRGIRKNYFAQKRGSERAVDMLISKLKGEEFTTEYPMPDFDRVEPQPAIKDLKNAKIALVTSGGIVPKNNPDRIESSSASKYGKYSIEGVKDLTEETYETAHGGYDPTYANEDSDRVLPVDVLREMEEHGEIGSIHPYFYSTTGNGTSVANSKAYAADIAKQLVEDGVDGVILTSTUGTCTRCGATMVKEIESAGMPVVHICTVVPISMTVGANRIVPAIAIPYPLGDPEASKKDEKEIRERIVKKSLSALTTEVDGQTVFED from the coding sequence ATGGCTAAAATTAGGATAGTTCACTACCTTAACCAGTTTTTTGGACAAATCGGTGGTGAAGAAAAAGCCGATGTGGCACCTATGGATAAAGAAGGAGTAGTAGGGCCAGGCATGGCTTTATCTGGCCAGCTGCAGGACGTAGGTGAGATTGTAGCTACAGTAATTTGTGGAGACACCTACTTTAATGCAGATATCGAAAAAAGCTCCCAAGAAGTAATTGAATTGATTGAAAAACATAAGCCTGATATGGTTATCTGTGGTCCCGCTTTTAATGCAGGTCGTTATGGAGTGGCTTGTGGAGCTGTTGCTCAGGCAGTTTTTGAAAAACTTGGTGTGCCAGTAGTTGGTGGCATGTACGAAGAAAATCCAGGCGTAGAAATGTACTCTAAATTTGGGTATATCGTAAAAACCAAAAACTCTGCTAGAGGTATGGGCGTAGCTGTTAAAGATATGGTAAACATCGCAAAAAAAATAGCTGAAGGTAAAGAGGTAGATTCTAAAGAAGATAACTACTACCCAAGAGGAATTAGAAAGAACTACTTTGCCCAAAAGCGTGGTTCCGAAAGAGCGGTAGATATGCTTATCTCTAAACTAAAAGGTGAGGAATTTACCACAGAGTATCCGATGCCAGATTTTGATAGAGTTGAGCCACAACCAGCTATAAAAGATCTTAAAAACGCTAAAATAGCGCTAGTTACTTCTGGGGGAATTGTGCCTAAAAATAACCCAGATAGAATTGAGTCATCTTCTGCCTCTAAATACGGAAAGTATAGCATTGAAGGGGTAAAAGATTTAACAGAAGAGACTTATGAAACAGCCCACGGTGGCTATGACCCAACTTATGCTAACGAAGACTCCGATAGAGTCCTTCCTGTTGACGTACTAAGAGAAATGGAAGAGCATGGTGAAATAGGTTCTATCCATCCTTACTTCTATAGTACAACAGGTAACGGTACTTCTGTTGCAAACTCAAAAGCTTATGCTGCTGACATCGCAAAGCAGCTAGTGGAAGACGGAGTTGACGGTGTTATATTAACTTCCACCTGAGGCACCTGTACTCGTTGCGGTGCAACGATGGTTAAAGAAATAGAATCAGCTGGCATGCCGGTTGTTCATATTTGTACAGTAGTGCCAATTTCTATGACAGTTGGAGCAAATAGAATTGTACCAGCTATTGCTATCCCTTATCCTTTAGGAGATCCTGAAGCATCTAAAAAGGATGAGAAAGAAATAAGAGAAAGAATAGTTAAAAAGTCCCTTTCTGCTTTGACCACCGAAGTAGATGGGCAAACAGTATTTGAAGATTAA
- the grdA gene encoding glycine/sarcosine/betaine reductase complex selenoprotein A — translation MKDKKFVILGDRDGIPGPAIEECIKSFGGEVVFTTTECFVUTAAGAMDLENQGRIKELAEKHGAENLVVVLGGAEAEASGLAAETVTVGDPTFAGPLAGVQLGLKVYHIFEDEIKSLADEGVYDEQISMMEMVLEVDEIADEVKTFREQGSK, via the coding sequence ATGAAAGACAAAAAGTTTGTAATATTAGGCGACAGAGATGGCATTCCTGGTCCAGCCATCGAAGAGTGCATAAAGTCTTTCGGCGGTGAAGTTGTATTTACAACTACAGAGTGTTTTGTCTGAACTGCCGCAGGAGCAATGGACTTAGAAAATCAAGGTAGAATTAAAGAGTTAGCGGAAAAGCATGGTGCTGAAAACCTAGTAGTAGTTCTAGGTGGAGCAGAAGCTGAAGCTTCTGGTTTAGCAGCTGAAACCGTTACTGTTGGAGACCCTACCTTTGCAGGTCCATTGGCAGGAGTCCAGTTAGGACTCAAAGTATATCACATCTTTGAAGATGAAATTAAGTCTTTAGCTGATGAAGGCGTATATGATGAGCAAATCAGTATGATGGAAATGGTACTAGAAGTTGATGAAATAGCAGATGAAGTAAAAACATTTAGAGAGCAAGGCTCTAAGTAA
- a CDS encoding glycine/sarcosine/betaine reductase component B subunit, which yields MTLKVGNIQITDVIFGENSEIKEGTLVVNKEELLDYIGGDHRLKSMDIQIVKPGDSVRIVPVKDVVEPRVKVGSDANIFPGVLGKAETVGEGTTHVLKGVTAVTTGKIVGFQEGIVDMSGPGAEYTPFSKNINIVIDCTPNEGIKQHEHEEAVRYVGLKAGEYLGKLGENEKVSEYVEYETLDFISGYEKYKDLPRVAYVYMLQSQGLLHDTYLYGVDVKKMLPTIIKPTEVMDGAIISGNCVSACDKNTTYHHLNSPVIHDLYKRHGKDINFVGVIVTNENVTLLDKVRSSNYTAKLVEMLKLDGAVISEEGFGNPDTDLIMNCTKIEKKGVKTVLVTDEYAGRDGASQSLADADKLADAVVTGGNANEVITLPPMDKVIGYQEVADVIAGGFDGSLNKDGSITVELQAITGATNELGFNKLSAKGL from the coding sequence ATGACTTTAAAAGTTGGAAATATCCAAATTACCGACGTGATTTTTGGGGAGAATTCAGAAATCAAAGAAGGTACCCTTGTTGTAAACAAAGAGGAACTATTAGACTACATCGGTGGGGATCATCGCCTAAAGTCTATGGATATTCAAATAGTTAAGCCAGGTGATTCTGTTCGTATAGTACCAGTTAAAGATGTAGTAGAGCCTAGAGTAAAAGTGGGGTCTGACGCTAACATTTTCCCAGGAGTACTTGGAAAAGCTGAAACTGTTGGAGAAGGCACAACTCATGTTTTAAAAGGAGTTACAGCTGTCACAACAGGTAAGATAGTAGGATTCCAAGAAGGTATTGTTGACATGTCAGGTCCAGGTGCAGAATATACACCATTTTCAAAAAATATCAATATTGTAATAGACTGCACGCCAAACGAAGGTATTAAGCAGCACGAGCATGAAGAAGCTGTTAGATACGTTGGCTTAAAAGCTGGAGAATATCTAGGGAAATTAGGTGAAAACGAAAAAGTTTCTGAGTACGTTGAGTACGAAACTTTAGATTTCATTTCTGGTTATGAAAAATATAAAGATCTTCCTAGGGTAGCATATGTTTATATGCTGCAAAGTCAAGGTCTGCTTCATGACACTTACCTATATGGTGTGGACGTTAAGAAAATGCTGCCAACCATAATAAAGCCTACAGAAGTAATGGACGGAGCTATTATTAGTGGTAACTGTGTATCAGCTTGTGACAAAAACACAACCTACCATCACTTAAATAGTCCGGTAATCCATGACTTATACAAAAGGCATGGTAAAGATATCAACTTTGTAGGGGTAATTGTTACAAATGAAAACGTAACACTACTAGACAAAGTTCGCTCCTCAAATTACACCGCTAAGCTAGTAGAAATGCTTAAACTTGACGGTGCAGTAATCTCTGAGGAAGGGTTTGGAAACCCAGATACAGACCTTATCATGAACTGTACTAAAATTGAGAAAAAAGGTGTTAAAACCGTTTTAGTAACAGATGAGTACGCAGGTAGAGATGGAGCAAGTCAATCTTTAGCTGATGCTGATAAGTTAGCTGATGCTGTGGTAACCGGTGGTAATGCTAATGAAGTAATTACACTGCCACCTATGGATAAAGTAATTGGTTATCAAGAAGTAGCAGACGTTATAGCTGGTGGTTTCGATGGTAGTTTAAACAAAGACGGTTCAATAACCGTTGAGTTGCAGGCTATCACAGGAGCTACTAACGAATTAGGATTTAACAAGCTTTCTGCAAAAGGATTATAA
- a CDS encoding thioredoxin domain-containing protein: protein MLEFDKKNFEEEVLNADGYVLVDYWSPKCEPCMELMPQVTELAEKYGDQIKFGKLNIVQNRRLAISQKVLGLPTIILYKGGEKVWELSKDFTIEDLEGKIKETL from the coding sequence ATGTTAGAATTTGATAAAAAGAATTTTGAAGAAGAAGTTCTAAATGCAGACGGCTATGTGTTAGTAGACTATTGGAGTCCTAAATGCGAGCCATGCATGGAGCTTATGCCTCAAGTAACCGAGCTAGCTGAAAAGTATGGAGACCAAATCAAATTTGGCAAACTAAACATTGTTCAAAACAGAAGATTAGCTATATCTCAAAAAGTATTAGGCCTACCAACCATAATACTTTATAAAGGTGGAGAAAAAGTTTGGGAACTTTCTAAAGACTTCACCATCGAAGACTTAGAAGGTAAGATCAAAGAAACCCTATAG
- the trxB gene encoding thioredoxin-disulfide reductase encodes MEKVYDMTIIGAGPGGLAAGIYGSRSKLSTLLIEKGKVGGQAATTEEMENYPGFFGKTTGPELTSKMEEHAKHFGTEFVKDQVEDIIDEGFVKRIKTKKGEEYLTKTIVVSTGAEPRVLGVKGEGALRGKGVSYCATCDADFYEDLDVVVVGNGDSAIEEAIFLTKFAAKVTVIVIHDEGILDATPVIAERAFKNPKIEFVWNSVLEEIKGDGIVEGVNIKNLKTKEISELEANGVFIYVGTVPKTDFLKDVIKLDDRGYIITNEMMETSKDGIYAVGDVRQKFLRQVVTAAADGAIAATSAEKYISEEEMFKEEVLDVQKPVAVYFWSPGSEESLDLMAELEKEIDTDKFKLVKIDTYRNLRVSRRYEISEVPSLVIFKDGNPSLTLKENVTKEKVSESLNKF; translated from the coding sequence ATGGAAAAAGTATATGATATGACTATTATAGGTGCTGGACCAGGAGGTTTAGCTGCAGGAATTTATGGATCTCGTTCTAAGCTTTCAACACTACTTATCGAAAAAGGTAAAGTAGGTGGGCAGGCAGCAACCACTGAGGAAATGGAAAACTACCCAGGATTTTTTGGTAAGACAACTGGACCTGAGTTAACGTCAAAGATGGAAGAACATGCAAAGCACTTTGGTACAGAATTTGTAAAAGATCAAGTAGAAGATATTATCGATGAAGGTTTTGTAAAGAGAATTAAAACCAAAAAAGGCGAGGAATATCTTACAAAAACCATCGTAGTATCTACTGGAGCTGAGCCAAGAGTTCTTGGAGTTAAAGGCGAAGGAGCCCTAAGAGGAAAAGGAGTTTCTTACTGTGCAACTTGTGACGCAGACTTTTATGAAGACCTAGATGTTGTGGTAGTAGGAAATGGTGACTCAGCTATCGAAGAGGCAATCTTTTTAACAAAGTTTGCTGCTAAAGTAACAGTTATAGTAATACACGATGAAGGAATTTTAGATGCAACACCAGTTATTGCAGAACGAGCTTTCAAAAACCCTAAAATAGAATTTGTCTGGAACAGCGTGCTAGAAGAAATCAAAGGTGACGGAATCGTAGAAGGAGTTAACATTAAAAACTTAAAAACAAAAGAAATCTCTGAGTTAGAGGCTAATGGTGTATTTATCTATGTAGGAACCGTACCAAAAACAGATTTTTTAAAAGATGTAATAAAGTTAGATGATAGAGGTTACATTATTACAAATGAAATGATGGAAACATCTAAAGATGGAATTTATGCAGTTGGAGATGTAAGGCAGAAGTTTTTACGCCAGGTAGTTACAGCTGCTGCCGACGGCGCTATTGCAGCCACCTCTGCAGAAAAGTATATCTCTGAAGAGGAAATGTTTAAAGAAGAAGTGTTAGATGTACAAAAGCCAGTTGCAGTCTATTTTTGGAGTCCAGGAAGTGAAGAAAGCTTAGATCTAATGGCAGAGCTAGAAAAAGAGATAGATACAGATAAATTTAAACTAGTAAAAATTGATACCTATAGAAACTTGAGAGTTTCCCGACGTTATGAAATTTCGGAAGTTCCATCTCTAGTAATCTTTAAGGATGGAAATCCGAGTTTAACTTTAAAAGAAAATGTTACAAAAGAAAAGGTAAGCGAAAGCTTAAACAAATTTTAA
- a CDS encoding GrdX family protein: MEKIIITNNDMVKDFFNKECDKEYMHLLWAESLPKVLQISRDKIHVGYKLVNHPLASSIKPYRNLFKTVVVCKHDAKLDFFSLTVLEDAIVKAKDFDKDVFITPQIEEDYKLIDLEMFKGCLK, from the coding sequence ATGGAAAAAATAATTATAACAAATAATGATATGGTAAAAGATTTTTTTAATAAAGAATGTGATAAAGAGTACATGCACTTACTTTGGGCAGAATCTCTTCCTAAGGTGTTGCAAATAAGCAGAGACAAAATACATGTTGGGTACAAACTTGTAAATCATCCTTTAGCCAGCAGCATTAAGCCTTATCGAAACTTGTTTAAAACAGTAGTGGTTTGTAAGCACGATGCAAAGCTAGACTTTTTTTCACTTACTGTTTTGGAGGACGCCATAGTTAAGGCGAAAGATTTTGATAAAGATGTTTTTATAACTCCCCAAATAGAGGAAGACTATAAACTAATCGACCTTGAAATGTTTAAGGGGTGTTTAAAATAA
- a CDS encoding ISLre2 family transposase — protein MEIIRVIEEKILHVTEKVLETLEGGIDYNTFTKELKKELDGLGVGIMQEVIEAMDQQIVKDKKERKDWVIERKGDYKSILTPFGEMTYKRTYFKNKETKKYSYLADENAGITAHMRIEPTLKSELLEATTKLSYEKATQELSRYNSELKLSKQTAANTVRDFKAKDYEIPCDKKEVPTLYIEADEDHLSVRSKRGAQARLIYVHEGVKEVNGRRMLINPKYFTSIDEKPEDFWFRVCDFIYSQYDVNCINDIYILGDGAKWIRSGLEYIPSSTFILDKFHLSKYIIMATAHAPNLKTKIYKNIKKLDREAVLENLKEALAKADSKPRKKRIQKTITYIKNTWDGIKASIENPEIGCSAEGHVSHVLSSRLSSRPMAWSLNGAKKMASMRAVEANKEQVKDHYLETYKQKDNKVIELTTEVRKQLKDLKTRKKIGKESFSNVPVMEYGVNLTRVALRGLNNKISI, from the coding sequence ATGGAAATAATTCGCGTAATAGAAGAAAAAATCCTTCATGTAACTGAAAAAGTTTTAGAAACTCTTGAAGGAGGTATTGACTACAATACTTTTACTAAAGAATTAAAAAAGGAACTAGATGGTCTTGGTGTAGGGATAATGCAAGAAGTAATTGAAGCAATGGATCAACAAATAGTTAAAGATAAAAAAGAACGAAAGGACTGGGTCATAGAAAGAAAAGGCGACTATAAAAGTATACTCACCCCTTTTGGTGAAATGACCTATAAACGAACATACTTTAAAAACAAAGAGACTAAGAAATATTCCTATTTAGCAGATGAAAATGCTGGCATAACAGCACATATGAGAATAGAACCTACTTTAAAATCCGAGTTGCTTGAAGCTACTACAAAGCTTTCGTACGAAAAAGCAACACAGGAACTAAGCCGATATAACTCAGAGTTAAAGTTAAGCAAACAAACAGCTGCTAATACAGTAAGAGACTTTAAGGCAAAAGATTATGAGATCCCTTGTGATAAAAAAGAAGTTCCCACACTTTATATAGAAGCCGATGAAGACCATTTATCAGTACGCTCTAAAAGGGGAGCACAAGCTAGACTAATCTATGTTCATGAAGGCGTAAAAGAAGTTAATGGTAGGCGTATGCTAATAAATCCTAAGTATTTTACCTCTATTGATGAAAAGCCGGAAGACTTTTGGTTTAGAGTCTGCGATTTCATATATTCCCAATACGATGTTAATTGTATCAATGATATTTATATACTAGGCGATGGAGCAAAATGGATACGCTCAGGGCTGGAATACATTCCTAGCTCCACGTTTATCTTAGATAAGTTTCATTTATCTAAATACATCATAATGGCTACAGCTCATGCTCCAAACTTAAAGACAAAGATTTATAAAAACATAAAGAAGCTAGATAGAGAGGCTGTCTTAGAAAACTTAAAAGAAGCACTTGCAAAGGCAGATAGCAAACCAAGGAAAAAGAGAATACAAAAAACTATAACCTATATTAAGAACACTTGGGATGGTATAAAGGCATCAATTGAAAATCCAGAGATAGGGTGCAGTGCCGAAGGGCATGTGAGCCATGTTTTATCATCCCGTTTGAGCAGTCGCCCTATGGCTTGGAGTCTAAATGGGGCAAAAAAAATGGCATCTATGCGAGCTGTGGAGGCAAACAAAGAGCAAGTTAAAGACCACTACCTAGAAACTTATAAGCAAAAAGACAATAAAGTAATTGAATTGACAACTGAAGTTAGGAAACAGTTAAAAGATTTAAAAACGAGAAAAAAGATTGGCAAAGAAAGTTTTAGTAATGTTCCAGTAATGGAATATGGAGTAAACTTAACAAGAGTAGCGCTAAGAGGCCTTAATAATAAAATTAGCATTTAA
- a CDS encoding RidA family protein, whose amino-acid sequence MNRTIVSTEKAPKAIGPYAQANKVGDMVFTSGQIPLDPQSMEIPTQDVQEQTKLVLDNLKAVVEAAGSSMDNVIKVTVFIKNMDDFGKINEIYGQYFTENPPARSCVEVARLPKDVQVEMEAIALVK is encoded by the coding sequence ATGAACAGAACTATCGTTTCAACAGAAAAAGCACCAAAAGCCATTGGCCCCTATGCACAAGCAAATAAGGTTGGGGATATGGTCTTTACCTCTGGTCAAATTCCTCTAGATCCACAAAGTATGGAAATCCCTACTCAAGATGTGCAAGAGCAAACAAAGCTAGTGCTAGACAACCTAAAAGCAGTTGTTGAGGCTGCTGGCAGCTCAATGGACAACGTTATTAAGGTGACAGTATTTATTAAGAACATGGACGATTTTGGAAAAATAAACGAAATATACGGTCAGTACTTTACAGAAAATCCGCCTGCTCGTTCTTGCGTTGAAGTTGCCCGTTTGCCAAAAGATGTCCAAGTGGAGATGGAAGCAATAGCTTTAGTAAAATAA
- a CDS encoding polyphenol oxidase family protein, producing the protein MCVYKFNNDGLNIFVSTTDIGSFKTDAATKLPPAESFKRLHEKTGVPLDRIVRPNLANDCYHKKVNLADGGRGVLTSKEIIKDIDGLITTDVGLYLAITTADCYPIVLHDFRKNILALAHGGWRGVVGRLEVSLLKRMLTLGARLEDISVTYVAGICDKCYVQHDQYLYDVFINKYRYPSNIVGKKGDFYTVDIAAASQHNLRQAGYRGSFNNLNLCNFCDEKLFSVRRDGRNTGRIITLVGMDQ; encoded by the coding sequence ATGTGTGTTTATAAGTTTAATAACGATGGTTTAAATATTTTTGTATCCACAACCGATATAGGCTCTTTTAAGACAGATGCTGCTACAAAGCTTCCTCCTGCAGAAAGCTTTAAAAGGCTACATGAAAAAACCGGTGTACCTTTAGATAGAATTGTGCGCCCGAATTTAGCCAACGATTGCTATCACAAAAAAGTGAACCTAGCAGACGGAGGGCGTGGCGTGCTCACCTCAAAAGAGATAATAAAAGACATAGATGGGCTAATAACTACTGACGTTGGTCTATACTTGGCGATTACAACAGCTGACTGCTATCCCATTGTGTTACATGACTTTCGCAAAAATATCTTGGCTTTAGCCCATGGTGGCTGGAGAGGGGTTGTGGGTAGGCTAGAAGTTAGCCTACTTAAAAGAATGCTAACTTTAGGTGCTAGGCTTGAAGATATTTCTGTAACTTATGTAGCTGGCATCTGCGATAAATGTTATGTGCAACATGATCAATATTTATATGACGTGTTTATCAATAAATACCGTTACCCTTCCAATATTGTTGGTAAAAAAGGTGATTTTTATACTGTTGATATAGCGGCGGCTTCACAGCATAATTTGCGACAGGCAGGTTATCGAGGAAGTTTTAATAACTTAAACTTGTGTAATTTTTGTGACGAAAAACTATTCTCGGTACGCAGAGATGGAAGAAATACCGGTCGTATTATAACTTTAGTCGGTATGGATCAATAG
- a CDS encoding nucleoside hydrolase has protein sequence MKKVILDVDPGIDDAMALALAFKSEKLDILGVTTVAGNLSLDKTTKNAAKILDILNAKCKVYAGAAMPLKKKVHTAEHIHGPTGLGFFSWSETEENISSQDAISFMAEQINKYPNEVTIIAVAPLTNIAKLLNKYPNIESKIAEIIIMGGAVNVKGNVSEEAEFNIYADPEAAGAVFSSSCNKKLVGLDVTLKVLLTAENLEEIKGYNNKIADAVVEMTRFYLGKYRDVNKLSGCALHDPLAVGVAITEEIVKTTPMYLEVVEEEGVKRGKIVQSDTGHPVDVCLKVDAKEFLNFYMDTLK, from the coding sequence ATGAAAAAAGTAATTTTAGATGTAGACCCTGGAATAGACGATGCAATGGCTCTTGCGTTAGCATTTAAAAGTGAAAAATTAGATATTTTAGGAGTAACCACAGTAGCAGGCAACCTATCTTTAGACAAAACCACAAAAAATGCCGCTAAAATCTTAGATATTTTAAACGCAAAATGCAAAGTTTATGCAGGAGCGGCGATGCCTTTAAAAAAGAAAGTTCATACAGCTGAGCACATTCATGGACCAACAGGGCTTGGTTTTTTTAGTTGGTCAGAAACTGAAGAAAATATCTCTTCTCAGGATGCAATATCTTTTATGGCTGAACAAATTAATAAATATCCTAATGAAGTTACTATCATTGCTGTAGCGCCTTTGACTAACATTGCTAAGCTTTTAAATAAATATCCAAACATAGAAAGTAAAATAGCAGAAATCATAATAATGGGCGGAGCTGTTAATGTGAAGGGAAATGTATCTGAAGAAGCTGAGTTTAACATTTATGCCGACCCTGAGGCTGCAGGCGCTGTATTTTCAAGCAGCTGCAATAAAAAGCTAGTAGGCCTTGATGTAACGCTAAAGGTACTACTAACAGCTGAAAATTTAGAGGAGATTAAAGGTTATAACAATAAAATAGCAGATGCAGTAGTTGAAATGACAAGATTTTATTTAGGTAAGTATAGGGATGTAAATAAGTTATCAGGATGCGCTTTACATGACCCGCTAGCTGTGGGAGTGGCTATAACCGAAGAGATAGTAAAAACAACCCCTATGTATTTAGAGGTTGTTGAAGAAGAGGGTGTTAAGAGAGGTAAGATTGTACAAAGTGACACAGGTCATCCTGTAGACGTTTGTCTTAAAGTCGATGCTAAGGAATTTTTAAATTTCTATATGGATACCTTAAAGTAG
- the rbsK gene encoding ribokinase, with the protein MIIVSKVIVVGSINKDLVFNTKRHPIPGETVIGDTHFQFNGGKGANQAVAAARLGASVTMVGAVGNDQYGLEIFEDLKRENINTDYISFKKNQTGLAAITIDEVGENSIVVIPGANGLLEPKDIPNDLISSKDTVLLQFEIPLPTVEHVAKIAKSAGATVILDPAPALTIPESIYQYIDIIKPNQGEAKEISGHDCINKAAEFLLHKGVKQVIITLGRDGAILFNENGQTEFANIKVETVDTTAAGDSFSGALAAALSRGEDIEKAIGFAIKVAAKTVTKMGAQSSLPRINEIF; encoded by the coding sequence ATGATAATTGTGTCAAAAGTTATAGTAGTTGGAAGCATTAACAAAGATCTAGTTTTTAATACGAAAAGGCATCCTATACCTGGGGAAACTGTGATAGGTGATACACATTTCCAGTTTAATGGTGGCAAAGGAGCAAACCAAGCTGTTGCAGCTGCAAGGCTAGGCGCTTCAGTTACGATGGTTGGCGCAGTTGGTAACGATCAATATGGGCTTGAAATATTTGAGGATCTAAAACGTGAGAATATAAACACCGACTATATTAGCTTTAAAAAAAATCAGACTGGTTTAGCAGCTATAACAATAGATGAAGTAGGCGAAAATTCTATCGTGGTAATACCGGGAGCAAATGGTCTGTTAGAGCCTAAGGATATACCCAACGACTTAATATCATCTAAAGATACCGTTTTACTTCAATTTGAAATACCCCTTCCCACAGTAGAGCATGTTGCAAAAATAGCAAAAAGTGCTGGAGCCACAGTAATATTAGATCCCGCACCTGCATTAACAATTCCAGAAAGTATCTATCAATATATAGACATCATAAAGCCAAATCAAGGGGAAGCGAAAGAAATTTCTGGGCATGACTGTATAAACAAAGCAGCTGAATTTCTTTTGCATAAAGGAGTAAAGCAAGTGATTATAACCTTAGGCAGAGATGGAGCTATACTATTTAATGAAAATGGGCAAACTGAATTTGCAAATATAAAAGTAGAGACAGTTGACACGACAGCTGCAGGGGATAGTTTTTCTGGGGCGCTAGCTGCAGCGCTATCAAGAGGTGAAGATATAGAAAAGGCCATAGGCTTTGCCATTAAAGTGGCTGCAAAAACTGTAACAAAAATGGGTGCCCAGAGCTCTTTGCCTAGGATAAATGAAATTTTTTAA
- a CDS encoding DMT family transporter, with product MIKAIQKNIHFFTGLGYATIFGFSFMFTAEILEYISSPFHLLSFRFIFAFLTMTIVQLALGSRLKVKKVPISKKLLLLVFFQPFLYFSAETTGVRMTSSSEAGMMIALIPIFVAIFSAIFLKEHPKKIQIPFILSSVSGVVFIAIMQGRADGEVISNLAGIIVLLVAVLAGAGFNITSRSLSVSLTPFQRTYSMMGAGAVIFTSIAVIQQAVRGELTSFFQPLTYTEVLFPLLYLGILSSVVAFFLINFTLSRVSAAQGAVFANLVTVISITAGVFIRGESFYYYHLIGAIFIITGVLGTNLLGKQTPVSTKSLYVKQKAS from the coding sequence ATGATTAAGGCCATACAGAAGAATATTCATTTTTTTACCGGTTTAGGATATGCTACTATTTTTGGTTTTTCTTTTATGTTCACTGCTGAGATTTTAGAATACATCTCTTCACCGTTTCATCTTTTAAGCTTTCGCTTTATATTTGCTTTTTTAACTATGACGATAGTTCAGCTTGCGTTAGGCAGCAGGTTGAAGGTTAAGAAGGTACCTATTTCCAAAAAGTTGTTATTGCTGGTATTTTTCCAGCCTTTTCTTTACTTTAGCGCTGAGACAACAGGGGTTAGGATGACCTCTTCTTCAGAAGCAGGTATGATGATTGCATTGATTCCAATTTTCGTAGCAATATTTAGCGCCATATTCTTGAAAGAGCATCCAAAAAAAATTCAAATCCCTTTTATCTTGTCGTCTGTTTCAGGGGTTGTCTTTATTGCCATCATGCAAGGAAGGGCTGATGGTGAAGTTATTTCTAATTTAGCTGGAATTATAGTTTTGCTTGTGGCAGTATTGGCCGGTGCCGGTTTTAACATAACTTCCCGTAGTCTTTCTGTGTCGTTAACACCATTTCAACGCACTTATTCTATGATGGGGGCAGGCGCTGTTATATTTACAAGTATAGCGGTTATACAGCAAGCTGTAAGGGGTGAATTAACTTCCTTTTTCCAGCCTCTTACATATACTGAAGTACTCTTTCCATTACTTTACTTAGGTATTTTATCTTCAGTTGTAGCATTCTTTTTAATTAACTTTACATTGTCGAGAGTTAGCGCAGCTCAAGGGGCGGTATTTGCAAACCTTGTAACAGTAATTTCTATCACCGCTGGTGTTTTTATTAGAGGTGAGTCCTTCTACTATTACCACCTGATTGGAGCTATCTTTATTATAACCGGTGTGCTTGGTACTAACCTTTTAGGAAAACAAACGCCTGTGTCCACAAAAAGCCTATATGTAAAACAAAAAGCAAGTTAA